A stretch of the Hippoglossus hippoglossus isolate fHipHip1 chromosome 1, fHipHip1.pri, whole genome shotgun sequence genome encodes the following:
- the mrpl45 gene encoding 39S ribosomal protein L45, mitochondrial, which yields MALPMMRTLVSLHRATCRCVTNAEASLGVRHPVPLYVPVRTKKRYFIPPAAGLKERTEGNMEAKSRAAGLVIRQEYSERPINIACTAGVFDPYIPPEGDARLSTLSKEGLKQRTEQIRQSAASQLAIRKIKEHDSLFKTKDFAVRAQEIFTEAHDALTQFNKVKLHSLVTERCYPEMTRGNRFKTIHWRFIESLEPPRVVHARCPDMVSKGNLYGQVTVRMHSKQTLAVYDRFGRLMLGSEEQPKDVLEYLVIERHLVNPYGQWRLHGKIVPSWAPAKDPIVKTVMIPGPKLRVDQEFDAVNFEVPKPAAVQWSK from the exons ATGGCGCTGCCCATGATGAGGACGCTGGTGTCTCTTCACAGAGCAACATGTCGCTGTGTGACG AACGCAGAGGCGTCTCTAGGTGTGCGACACCCAGTCCCGCTGTACGTGCCCGTCCGCACCAAGAAGCGATACTTCATCCCTCCAGCGGCGGGGCTCAAGGAGAGGACGGAGGGCAACATGGAGGCCAAGTCCCGAGCAGCCGGCCTCGTCATCAGGCAGGAGTACTCAGAGAGGCCCATCAACATCGCCTGCACTG CCGGAGTCTTCGACCCTTACATCCCCCCAGAGGGCGACGCTCGCCTGTCCACGCTTTCCAAGGAAGGCCTGAAACAACGAACGGAGCAGATTCGACAGAGCGCCGCCTCCCAGCTTGC GATCCGTAAAATCAAAGAGCACGACTCTCTGTTCAAAACAAAGGATTTTGCAGTGCGAGCTCAGGAAATCTTTACCGAGGCTCACGACGCCCTGACACA GTTTAACAAGGTGAAACTTCACTCCTTGGTAACAGAGAGGTGTTATCCG GAGATGACGAGGGGGAACCGCTTCAAGACCATTCACTGGAGGTTCATCGAGTCCCTGGAGCCGCCCAGAGTGGTCCACGCCCGCTGCCCCGACATGGTCAGCAAAGGCAACCTGTACGGCCAGGTTACGGTCCGCATGCACTCCAAACAG ACTCTGGCCGTCTACGACCGCTTCGGGAGGCTGATGCTGGGCAGCGAGGAGCAGCCGAAAGACGTCTTGGAGTACCTGGTTATAGAACGCCACCTCGTCAACCCCTACGGCCAGTGGAGGTTACACGGGAAAATAGTGCCATCCTGGGCTCCTGCCAAAGATCCAATTGTTAAG ACCGTCATGATTCCTGGTCCGAAGCTCCGGGTGGACCAAGAGTTCGATGCCGTCAACTTTGAAGTTCCCAAACCAGCAGCGGTGCAGTGGTCTAAATAG